The following proteins come from a genomic window of Dromaius novaehollandiae isolate bDroNov1 chromosome 19, bDroNov1.hap1, whole genome shotgun sequence:
- the MYO18A gene encoding unconventional myosin-XVIIIa isoform X12, with amino-acid sequence MFNLMKKDKEKDGARKEKKEKKEKKERMSAAELKSLEEMSMRRGFFNLNRASKRESKTRLEISNPIPIKVASGSDLHLTDIDSDSNRGSVILDSGHLSTASSSDDLKVDDGNFKGSVLQRAAKFGSLAKQNSQMIVKRFSFSQRSRDESASETSTPSEHSAAPSPQVEVRALETQLAKHGASPGRPRSPSAASLRARVPELVGKRFPADLRLPAVVPPQPPAPRQLELQRRNTGDFGFSLRRTTMLDRGPDGQVYRRVVHFAEPGAGTKDLALGLVPGDRLVEINGRNVESKSRDEIVEMIRQSGETVQLKVQPILELSELSRCWLRGGEGARRAACELDPAAPASAPSQAKTEEQMAAEEAWYETDKVWLVHRDGFSLASQLRADEASLLPEGKAKVKLDHDGAVLEVDEDDVEKANPPSCDRAEDLASLVYLNESSVLHTLRQRYGGNLVHTYAGPTMVIVNPLSSPSMYSEKVMHMFKGCRREDMSPHIYAVAQAAYRSMLMSRQDQAVVLLGSSGSGKTTNCQHLVQYLATIAGSTGKVFSAEKWQALYTILEAFGNSSTSMNGNATRFSQIISLDFDQAGQVASASVQTLLLEKLRVARRPANEATFNVFYYLLACSDSALRTELHFNHLAENNVFGIVPLSKPEEKQKATQQFNKLQAAMKVMGISGDEQKAFWLVLGAIYHLGAAGATKDADEAGRKQFARHEWAQKAAYLLGCGLEELSSSVFKHQPKGSLQRSTSFRQGPEDAGLGDGTGPKLSALECLEGMAAGLYSELFTLLISLLNRALKSSQHSLCSVTVVDTPGAQNPALAGQSRGATFEELCHNYAQERLQLLFHQRTCAQELERYKEENIELALADTEPSTPGSVATVDQPSHQALVRSLARTDEARGLLWLLEEEALQPGGTEDTLLERLFSYYGPQEGGKKGHDPLLPSDKPRHFFLGHSSGTNWVEYDATGWLNHVKHNPASQNASVLLQESQKKIISSLFAGRAGSALVLSGSVAGLEGGSQLALRRATSMRKTFTTGVAAVKKKSLCIQIKLQVDALIDSIKKSKVHFVHCFLPKAEGAGGDPRGLPSQRVSGSELDLPAEHCEAGLMQLDVPLLRAQLRGSRLLDALRMYRQGYPDHMVFAEFRRRFDVLAPHLTKKHGRNYIVVDEKRAVEELLESLDLEKSSYHMGLSRVFFRAGCLARLEEQRDEQTSKNITLFQAACRGFLARQLFKKRKIQDLAIRCVQKNIKKNKGVKGWPWWKLFTTVRPLIEVQLTEDQIRGKDEEIQQLKGKLEKVEKERNELRLHSDRLESRITELTSELTDERNAGESASQLLDAETAERLQAEKEMKDLQAKYDALKKQMESMEMEVMEARLIRAAELNGELDDDDSGGEWRLKYERAVREIDFTKKRLQQELEDKLELEQQGKRQLERRLTDLQADSDESQRALQQLKKKCQRLASELQDTKLHLEGQQGRNHDLEKKQRRFDGELAQAHEEAQRERLQREKLSREKDVLVAEAFGLKQLLEDRDADIAGLTQKVEGLEAELQDISSQESKDEASLAKVKKQLRDLEAKAKDQEEELDEQAGTIQMLEQAKLRLEMEMERLRQTHAKEVESRDEEVEEIRQSCQKKLKQMEVQLEEEYEDKQKVLREKRELESKLTAVSDQVNQRDFETEKRLRRDLKRTKALLADAQIMLDHLKNNAPSKREIAQLKNQLEESEFTCAAAVKARKSMEVEIEDLHLQIDDLSKAKAALEEQLSRLQREKNEVQSRLEEDQEDMNELMKKHKAAVAQASRDLAQMNDLQTQLEDVGKEKQELQEKLQGLQSQLEFLEQSMVDKSLVSRQEAKIRELETRLEFERTQVKRLESLATRLKENLEKLTEERDQRAAAESREKEQNKRLQRQLRDVKEEMGELAKKEAEASRKKHELEMDLESLEAANQSLQSDLKLAFKRIGDLQAAIEDEMESDSNEDLINSDGDSDADSELEDRVDGVKSWLSKSKGSSKAVSDDGSLKGSSPPGSRRAFACDRWDEEQEPLESAPRSKRSSRSYQSDSDAESRAAEPSA; translated from the exons ATGTTCAACCTGATGAAGAAGGACAAAGAGAAGGATGGGGccaggaaggagaagaaggagaagaaggagaagaaggagcgGATGTCGGCGGCTGAGCTCAAGAGCCTGGAGGAGATGAGCATGCGCCGGGGCTTCTTCAACCTCAACCGGGCCTCCAAGCGGGAGTCCAAGACCCGCCTGGAGATCTCCAACCCCATCCCCATCAAGGTGGCCAGCGGCTCCGACCTGCACCTCACGGACATCGACTCCGACAGCAACCGGGGCAGCGTCATCCTGGACTCGGGGCACCTGAGCACGGCCAGCTCCAGCGACGACCTCAAGGTGGACGACGGCAACTTCAAGGGCTCGGTGCTGCAGCGGGCGGCCAAGTTCGGCTCGCTGGCCAAGCAGAACTCGCAGATGATCGTCAAGCGCTTCTCCTTCTCGCAGAGGAGCCGGGACGAGAGCGCCTCGGAGACCTCGACGCCCTCCGAGCACTCGGCGGCCCCCTCGCCGCAGGTGGAGGTGCGCGCGCTGGAGACGCAGCTCGCCAAGCACGGCGCgtccccgggccgcccccggaGCCCGTCCGCCGCCTCGCTGCGAGCCCGCGTGCCCGAGCTCGTGGGCAAGCGCTTCCCCGCCGACCTGCGGCTGCCGGCCGTggtgcccccgcagccccctgctccccggcagctggagctgcagcggCGCAACACCGGCGATTTCGGCTTCTCCCTGCGCCGCACCACCATGCTGGACCGGGGCCCCGACGGGCAGGTGTACCGGCGCGTGGTGCACTTCGCCGAGCCCGGCGCCGGCACCAAAGACCTGGCGCTGGGGCTGGTGCCGGGCGACCGGCTGGTGGAGATCAACGGGCGAAACGTGGAGAGCAAGTCGCGGGACGAGATCGTGGAGATGATCCGGCAGTCGGGGGAGACGGTGCAGCTGAAGGTGCAGCCCATCCTGGAGCTGAGCGAGCTGAGCCGCTGCTGGCTGCGGGGCGGCGAGggcgcgcgccgcgccgcctgcGAG CTggaccccgcggccccggcgtcGGCACCCAGCCAG GCCAAGACGGAGGAGCAGATGGCGGCCGAGGAGGCCTGGTACGAGACGGACAAGGTGTGGCTGGTGCACCGGGATGGCTTCTCCTTGG CGAGCCAGCTCCGGGCGGACGAGGCCAGCCTGCTGCCCGAGGGCAAGGCGAAGGTGAAGCTGGACCATGACGGGGCCGTCCTGGAGGTGGATGAGGACGACGTGGAGAAG GCCAACCCCCCGTCCTGCGACCGCGCCGAGGACCTCGCCAGCCTCGTCTACCTCAACGAGTCCAGCGTGCTGCACACGCTGCGGCAGCGCTACGGCGGCAACCTCGTGCACACCTACGCCGGGCCCACCATGGTCATCGTCAACCCGCTGAGCTCCCCGTCCATGTACTCCGAGAAG GTCATGCACATGTTCAAAGGGTGCCGCCGGGAGGACATGTCGCCGCACATCTACGCCGTGGCGCAGGCCGCCTACCGCAGCATGCTGATGAGCCGCCAGGACCAGGCCGTggtgctgctgggcagcagcggcagcggcaagACCACCAACTGCCAGCACCTGGTGCAGTACCTGGCCACCATCGCCGGCAGCACGGGCAAGGTCTTCTCGG CGGAGAAGTGGCAGGCTCTGTACACCATCCTGGAGGCTTTTGGCAATAGCAGCACCAGCATGAACGGCAACGCCACCCGCTTCTCCCAGATCATCTCCCTGGACTTCGACCAGGCCGGGCAGGTGGCCTCCGCCTCGGTGCAG ACGCTGCTGCTCGAGAAGCTCCGTGTCGCCCGGCGCCCGGCCAACGAAGCCACCTTCAACGTCTTCTACTACCTGCTGGCCTGCTCCGATAGCGCCCTGCG GACCGAGCTTCACTTCAACCACCTGGCAGAGAACAACGTCTTTGGCATTGTGCCACTTTCCAAG CCGGAGGAAAAGCAGAAGGCGACGCAGCAGTTCAACAAGCTGCAGGCCGCCATGAAGGTGATGGGCATCTCTGGCGACGAGCAGAAGGCCTTCTGGCTCGTCCTGGGGGCCATTTACCACCTCGGGGCTGCCGGAGCCACCAAAG ACGCCGACGAAG CCGGGAGGAAGCAGTTTGCGCGGCACGAGTGGGCTCAGAAAGCCGCCtacctgctgggctgcggcctggAGGAGCTCTCCTCCTCCGTCTTCAAGCACCAGCCCAAGGGCAGCCTGCAGAGATCCACCTCCTTCCGCCAGGGCCCCGAGGACGCCGGCCTGGGCGACGGCACAG GTCCCAAGCTTTCGGCGCTGGAGTGCTTGGAGGGCATGGCCGCGGGCTTGTACTCGGAGCTCTTCACCCTGCTCATCTCGCTGCTCAACAG GGCCCTCAAGTCGAGCCAGCACTCGCTGTGCTCGGTGACGGTGGTGGACACCCCCGGCGCCCAGAACCCGGCGCTGGCGGGGCAGAGCCGCGGGGCCACCTTCGAGGAGCTGTGCCACAACTACGCCCAGGAGCGCCTGCAGCTGCTCTTCCACCAGCGCACCTGTGCCCAGGAGCTCGAGCGCTACAAGGAG GAAAACATAGAGCTTGCACTGGCTGACACAGAGCCCAGCACCCCGGGCTCTGTAGCCACTGTAGACCAGCCCTCACACCAGGCACTG GTGCGCTCGCTGGCCCGCACGGACGAGGCCCGcgggctgctgtggctgctggaggaggaggcgctGCAGCCCGGCGGCACCGAGGACACCTTGCTGGAGCGGCTCTTCTCCTACTACGGCCCCCAGGAGGGCGGCAAGAAAG GGCACGACCCGCTGCTCCCCAGCGACAAGCCCCGCCACTTCTTCCTGGGCCACAGCTCGGGGACCAACTGGGTGGAGTACGATGCCACGGGCTGGCTCAACCACGTCAAGCACAACCCGGCCTCCCAGAACGCCTCCGTGCTGCTGCAGGAGTCGCAGAA GAAGATCATCAGCAGCCTGTTCGCGGGCCGCGCCGGCTCGGCGCTGGTGCTGTCGGGCTCGGTGgcggggctggagggggggtCCCAGCTGGCGCTGCGCCGGGCCACCAGCATGCGCAAGACCTTCACCACCGGCGTGGCCGCCGTGAAGAAGAAGTCGCTGTGCATCCAGATCAAGCTGCAAGTG GACGCCCTCATCGACAGCATCAAGAAGTCCAAGGTGCACTTCGTGCACTGCTTCCTGCCCAAGGcggagggcgccggcggggacccccggggcctgCCGTCCCAGCGGGTCAGCGGCAGCGAGCTGGACCTGCCGGCGGAGCACTGCGAGGCCGGCCTCATGCAGCTCGATGTGCCGCTGCTGCGCGCCCAGCTCCGGGGCTCCCGCCTGCTCGACGCCCTGCGCATGTACCGCCAAG GTTACCCCGACCACATGGTCTTCGCGGAGTTCAGGCGGCGCTTCGACGTCCTGGCCCCTCACCTGACGAAGAAGCACGGCCGCAACTACATCGTGGTGGACGAGAAGCGG GCGGTGGAAGAGCTGCTGGAGTCGCTGGACTTGGAGAAGAGCAGCTACCACATGGGCCTGAGCCGG gtGTTTTTCCGGGCAGGGTGCCTGGCCAGGCTGGAGGAGCAGCGGGACGAGCAGACGAGCAAGAACATCACGCTGTTCCAGGCGGCGTGCAGGGGGTTCCTGGCACGGCAGCTCTTCAAGAAGAGGAAG ATCCAGGATCTGGCCATCCGCTGCGTGCAGAAGAACATCAAGAAGAACAAGGGGGTGAAGGGCTGGCCCTGGTGGAAGCTGTTCACCACCGTGCGGCCCCTCATCGAGGTGCAGCTCACCGAGGACCAGATCCGCGGCAAGGAC GAAGAGATCCAGCAGCTCAAGGGCAAACTCGAGAAGGTGGAGAAGGAGCGCAACGAGCTCCGGCTGCACAGCGACCGCCTGGAGAGCAGG ATCACGGAGCTGACGTCGGAGCTGACGGACGAGCGCAACGCGGGCGAGTCGGCCTCGCAGCTGCTGGACGCCGAGACGGCCGAGAGGCTGCAGGCCGAGAAGGAGATGAAGGACCTGCAG gccaaGTACGATGCTCTGAAGAAGCAGATGGAGTCCATGGAGATGGAGGTGATGGAGGCCCGGCTCATCCGGGCGGCCGAGCTCAACGGGGAGCTGGACGACGATGACTCAG GTGGCGAGTGGCGGCTGAAATACGAGCGGGCGGTGCGGGAGATCGACTTCACCAAGaagcggctgcagcaggagctggaggacaagctggagctggagcagcagggcAAGAGGCAGCTGGAGAGGAGG CTGACGGACCTGCAGGCCGACAGCGACGAGAGCCAGCGGGCgctgcagcagctgaagaagaAGTGCCAGCGCCTGGCGTCGGAGCTGCAGGACACCAAGCTGCACCTCGAGGGCCAGCAGGGACGCAACCACGACCTGGAGAAGAAGCAGCGGAg GTTCGACGGCGAGCTCGCGCAGGCCCACGAGGAAGCGCAGCGGGAGAGGCTGCAGCGGGAGAAGCTGAGCCGGGAGAAGGACGTGCTGGTGGCCGAGGCCTTCGGCCTCAAGCAGCTGCTGGAG GACAGGGACGCGGACATCGCCGGCCTGACGCAGAAGGTGGAGGGGCTGGAGGCCGAGCTGCAGGACATCTCGTCGCAGGAGTCCAAGGACGAGGCCTCCCTCGCCAAGGTGAAGAAGCAGCTGCGCGACCTGGAGGCGAAGGCCAAGGAccaggaggaggaactggatgAGCAGGCCGGCACCATCCAGATGCTGGAGCAG GCCAAGCTGCggctggagatggagatggagcgGCTGCGGCAGACCCACGCCAAGGAGGTGGAGAGCCGCGACGAGGAGGTGGAGGAGATACGGCAGTCGTGCCAGAAGAAG CTGAAGCAGATGGAggtgcagctggaggaggagtATGAAGACAAGCAGAAGGTGCTGAGGGAGAAGCGGGAGCTGGAGAGCAAGTTAACCGCCGTCAGCGACCAG GTCAACCAGCGGGACTTTGAGACGGAGAAGCGCCTGCGCAGGGACCTGAAGAGGACCAAGGCGCTGCTGGCCGACGCTCAGATCATGCTCGACCACCTGAAGAACAACGCGCCCAGCAAGAGGGAGATCGCCCAGCTCAAGAACCAG ctcGAGGAGTCGGAGTTCACCTGCGCGGCCGCCGTCAAAGCCCGCAAGTCCATGGAGGTGGAAATCGAAGATCTCCACTTGCAGATCGACGACCTCTCCAAGGCCAAGGCGGCG ctggaggagcagctgagCCGGCTGCAGCGGGAGAAGAACGAGGTGCAGAGTCGCCTGGAGGAGGACCAGGAGGACATGAACGAACTGATGAAGAAGCACAAGGCAGCCGTGGCCCAG GCTTCCCGGGACCTGGCGCAGATGAACGACCTCCAGACGCAGCTGGAGGACGTCGGcaaggagaagcaggagctgcaggagaag CTGCAagggctgcagagccagctggagTTCCTCGAGCAGTCCATGGTGGACAAGTCGCTGGTGAGCCGGCAGGAAGCCAAGATCCGCGAGCTGGAGACGCGGCTGGAGTTCGAGCGGACGCAAGTCAAGCGGCTGGAG AGCCTGGCCACGCGCCTCAAGGAGAACCTGGAGAAGCTGACGGAGGAGCGGGACCAGCGGGCAGCCGCCGAGAGCCGCGAGAAGGAGCAGAACAAGCGGCTGCAGCGGCAGCTCCGCGACGTCAAGGAGGAGATGGGCGAGCTGGCCAAGAAGGAGGCGGAGGCCAGCCGCAAGAAGCACGAGCTG GAGATGGACCTGGAGAGCCTGGAGGCCGCCAACCAGAGCCTGCAGTCGGACCTGAAGCTGGCCTTCAAGCGCATCGGGGACCTGCAGGCTGCCATCGAGGACGAGATGGAGAGCGACAGCAACGAGGACCTCATCAACAG CGACGGCGACTCGGACGCGGACTCGGAGCTGGAGGACCGGGTGGACGGCGTCAAGTCGTGGCTCTCCAAGAGCAAAGGCTCCTCCAAAGCGGTCTCGGACGACGGCAGCCTCAAGGGCAGCAG